A stretch of Haloprofundus halophilus DNA encodes these proteins:
- a CDS encoding carboxylate--amine ligase — MSTPGPGAESIVIPAISAPSSVSFVRSLGRRDVRPITVSERKTASGFSSRYSAESHVVPGPGEDLQGYEDALLSLAERSDVRTLVPMREADVFVLARRRERFADHVSTLWPSFEQLRTVHDRLRLVEVAADAGVSAPETQLLSEVDDRDRNRIVKGRYSVLTHEYEASVPPRKLLDPGSTSYLEAGTEPDVASIRGEMRHDPIAQEFVDGDEYALWALYDDGEPVATCQKHQLRGWNYAGGTSVYRRTVRLPELEAAGRALLDELDWHGFASVQFKREPESGEFTLMEINPRVWVSLPCSVRAGADFPLYYWQTATGRPVDIDPENPYEVDVATHLLRGEAAHLTSILTNEESFVDPPTLASTAVGMAKSMYRPKHRGIDYLSADDPLPFVRGALNVSLGQMKNAL; from the coding sequence ATGAGCACCCCCGGGCCGGGAGCCGAGTCGATAGTGATTCCGGCGATAAGTGCACCGAGCAGTGTCAGTTTCGTCAGGTCGCTGGGCCGCCGCGACGTTCGTCCGATAACCGTCTCCGAACGGAAGACCGCCTCCGGCTTCTCGTCCCGCTACAGCGCCGAGAGCCACGTCGTCCCCGGACCCGGCGAGGACCTTCAGGGGTACGAGGATGCGCTCCTCTCGCTGGCCGAACGCTCCGACGTTCGGACGCTGGTGCCGATGCGCGAGGCGGACGTGTTCGTCTTGGCTCGCCGACGAGAGCGGTTCGCCGACCACGTCTCGACGCTGTGGCCGTCGTTCGAGCAACTCCGGACCGTCCACGACCGCCTAAGGCTCGTGGAAGTCGCCGCCGACGCGGGCGTGAGTGCACCCGAGACGCAACTGCTGAGCGAAGTCGACGACAGGGACCGAAACCGCATCGTGAAAGGTCGGTACTCGGTGCTGACCCACGAGTACGAAGCCTCGGTGCCGCCGCGGAAACTGCTCGACCCCGGCTCTACGAGCTATCTCGAAGCGGGAACCGAGCCCGACGTGGCGTCGATCCGCGGCGAGATGCGACACGACCCCATCGCACAGGAGTTCGTCGACGGCGACGAGTACGCGCTGTGGGCGCTGTACGACGACGGCGAACCGGTCGCCACGTGTCAGAAACACCAACTTCGCGGCTGGAACTACGCCGGCGGCACGAGCGTCTACCGCCGTACGGTCCGACTGCCCGAGTTGGAAGCGGCCGGGCGCGCGCTGTTGGACGAACTCGACTGGCACGGGTTCGCCTCCGTGCAGTTCAAGCGCGAGCCGGAGTCCGGCGAGTTCACGCTGATGGAGATAAACCCGCGCGTCTGGGTGTCGCTTCCCTGTTCGGTTCGCGCCGGAGCCGACTTCCCGCTGTACTACTGGCAGACGGCCACCGGTCGACCGGTCGACATCGACCCGGAGAACCCCTACGAGGTCGACGTCGCGACCCACCTGCTCCGCGGCGAAGCGGCACACCTCACGAGCATCCTCACGAACGAGGAGTCGTTCGTCGACCCGCCGACGCTCGCCTCGACCGCCGTCGGGATGGCCAAGTCGATGTACCGGCCGAAACACCGCGGTATCGACTACCTGAGCGCCGACGACCCGCTCCCGTTCGTCCGCGGCGCGCTCAACGTCTCGCTCGGGCAGATGAAGAACGCGCTGTGA
- a CDS encoding enoyl-CoA hydratase/isomerase family protein, with translation MTEGDSDGDDDATESEIGTDGGTDAVLLDRDAETGVATITLNNPGLRNALTVDVADGLIDALDELEGSDARCVVVTGSEGSFSAGGDVNAMMELQSGSWSLDEAVRHIIQNTGRCVQRLAECEFPTVAKIEGVAVGAGANVAIACDVQLMSEEARMGFGFRQVGLAVDSGTSYLLPRLVGDNVAKELVFTGELLDAERALDLGLVNHVYSDEEFDERVDAFVEKIAEGPTVALRTSKRLLDQGWELSLSSAIANEAGAQSAVFETADHTEGVESFMGKRSPDFRGE, from the coding sequence ATGACTGAGGGCGACTCCGACGGCGACGACGACGCTACGGAATCCGAAATCGGCACGGACGGCGGTACCGACGCCGTGCTCCTCGACAGAGACGCGGAGACGGGCGTCGCCACCATCACGCTGAACAACCCCGGTCTGCGCAACGCGCTCACCGTCGACGTCGCCGACGGTCTCATCGACGCGCTCGACGAGTTGGAGGGGTCGGACGCTCGCTGCGTCGTCGTCACCGGCTCCGAGGGGTCGTTCTCGGCGGGCGGCGACGTGAACGCGATGATGGAACTGCAGTCGGGGAGCTGGTCGCTCGACGAAGCCGTGCGACACATTATCCAGAACACGGGGAGATGCGTCCAGCGACTCGCCGAGTGCGAGTTCCCCACGGTGGCGAAAATCGAGGGCGTCGCCGTCGGGGCCGGCGCGAACGTCGCCATCGCCTGCGACGTGCAACTGATGAGCGAGGAGGCCCGGATGGGCTTCGGTTTCCGGCAGGTCGGCCTCGCCGTCGACTCCGGTACCTCCTATCTCCTCCCGCGACTCGTCGGCGACAACGTGGCGAAGGAACTCGTCTTCACCGGCGAACTGCTCGACGCGGAGCGAGCGCTCGACCTCGGCCTCGTCAACCACGTGTACTCCGACGAAGAGTTCGACGAGCGGGTCGACGCGTTCGTCGAGAAAATCGCCGAGGGACCGACCGTCGCGCTCCGGACCTCGAAGCGACTGCTCGACCAGGGCTGGGAACTGTCGCTCTCGTCGGCTATCGCCAACGAGGCGGGCGCGCAGTCGGCGGTGTTCGAGACGGCGGACCACACCGAGGGCGTCGAGTCGTTTATGGGTAAGCGCTCGCCCGACTTCCGCGGCGAGTAG